GACATTAAGATCAAGGATGTCCTCGGCCGATCCTGGCAATGTTCAACCGTGCAGGTCGATTTCAATAACCCTGAGCGGTTCAAACTCGCCTATACCGGCGAGGACGGCAAACACCATCAACCGATCATGATCCACCGGGCATTGATGGGTTCCATCGAACGCTTCTTCGGCATCTTGATCGAACACTTTGCCGGGGCCTTTCCGACATGGCTGGCCCCAGTGCAGGCGGTGGTACTGACGATCACGGACAATCAGCAGGAGTTTGCAGCCAAGATCGTCTCGACCCTCAAGGGCCACGGATTCAGGGTCGAAGCGGACCTCCGGAACGAGAAGATCGGCTTCAAGATCCGCGAAGCGGAAAAGCTCAAGATTCCCTACATGCTGGTCGTCGGAGACAAAGAAGTACAAAGCGGCATGGTGGCGGTTCGGGGACGGAGCGGCACCAACCATGGGAGCATGCCGATCGAACAGTTCCTGGAACTCATTCGCACGGACACGAATCAAACATTACGCGGCACAGCAACCCTCTCACAAACGAGGTGACCTATCGTCCCTAAATTACGTGTAAACCGGGAAATCAGGATTCGGGAAGTTCGAGTCATCGGTCCTGACGGCGAGCAATTGGGCATACTGCCGACTGTCGAGGCATACAATAAGGCACAGGAGGGGGGATACGACCTTGTCGAGGTGGCCCCGACTTCCCAGCCGCCGGTTTGCCGCATCATGGACTATGGGAAGTACAAGTTCGAGCTCAGCAAGAAAGATCACCAAAGTCGGCGGCATCAAAAGTCTACGCAAGTGAAGGAGATCAAGCTGCGCCCCCGCACGGACAAGCATGATCTCGAGATCAAGATCCGCCAGATCAAAGAATTCCTGACCGACGGCAACAAGACGAAGGTAACACTCACATATCGCGGTCGCGAAATGGCGAATCAGGAAATGGGCCGCACCATGATGACCACCGTCATTCAACAATGTTCGGAGGCGGGAACCGTCGAATTCGCGCCGAGGATGGAAGGGCGGAGCCTGATCATGATTCTGGCTCCCAAGTAGTGTGCGCGACGCACACAAGGAAGGAATGAGAGCATGAAGATGAAGATGAAAACCCACAGCGGCGCAAAGAAGCGGTTCAAGCGCACGGGAACCGGCAAATTGGTTCGCCGAAAGGCCGGCAGTCGGCATTTGTTGACCGGCAAGCCGCGCGATCGTAAGCGGAACCTGAAGGGAGCCACGGATGTCTCTTCCGCCTCGACTCCCGCATTGAACAAATTACTTCCGCAGTAACGATGATTGTCCCGTGAACAGGATCTGAAAGGAGTCGTTCCCCATGCCTCGTACAAAAGGTGGTCCGAAAACCCGACAGCGGCGAAAGAAGCGCCTGAAACTGGCGAAAGGCCAGTATGGTGCCAAGAGCCGCTTGTTCCGAAGCGCAACGGAGTCCGTCGATAAAGGTCAGGCGTACGCCTATTCGGGACGGAAGCAGCGGAAACGCGACTTCCGCCAGTTGTGGATTGCACGCATCAGTGCCGCGACCCGTATGCATGGCATCGCATACAGTCGGTTCATGAATGCCCTGAAGAAGGCAAATATCCTATTGGATCGGAAGGTCCTCTCCGATATGGCGATCCGGGATATGGCGGGATTCGAGAAACTCGTCGGGGTAGCCAAACAGCAGCTCGCGACAGCCGCGAGCTAATCAAGGCGCATCAGTCACGTGGCGGGGAGGTCCTCATCAGCGACTTCCCCGTCATCCTTCATCGAGTAGCCGGTCGATCTCCAGCTCCAGTGCGACGGCCGGCACGCCAATCTGCCACTGCTCAAGAACCTCCGGGTGCAATTCCCCCAGCAGCCCGATCACCCGTCCGCCCGCAATGATGGCTCCGGCCCGCCCCTCAAGAAATGAAGGATGGGGTACAGGTTCCAGGGTAAATGGGCGATCCAGATAGTACAGCAGCAGATCCAGGCACGAGTGAATTTCAGAGAAGTGTGCGTCGGCATGCGCAATCACGGCCCCTAACTTCGTCACCGTGCGTGACCCGATGTCAGCATTCACATCCGGAACCGCCACCTCCCCGACTTCGAACATGCGATGTGGATAAAACGCACGGCTCGAATTCGTTTCCACCTGCAACAGCGAGGGGGTGATCCACTGACGCAGGCAGGAATAACTGAGAGACATCACATTGTCTACTTCCACCACCTTCGCCCACTCGGTGCCGTCCACCCGCATTTTGGTGCAAAAATCCTGGTGAGACCCCATGATGTTGGAAATGATCTCCTGAAACTCCATGCCCACCATGAGATGCCGAATGCGGTCGGCCATGTGCTCGAGCCGCGACAGTCCGCCGACGGTGAACTGCGACGGCATGACCGGCGCAAACCTGGCATACCCCTGGCTGATCGCGACATCCTCGACCACATCCACCGTGTGCAACAGATCGTTCCGGTACGGGGGCAATTGCACGCCCACCTTCTGTCCGGCGGACTTCACCGTGTAGCCATAGGATTTTAACGCCGCCGCCACCTCACGCCCCCCCAATGCCTCCCCCAGAGCCGTTTCAATGGCCTTGAGAGGAATCGACCGCGGCGCACCGAAATCCACCGGCGTGTGCCAGCGCCGTCCGAAAGCGGTTTTCACAGGCGATTGAATCTCCACCGGAGTGATCACCGCCCCTCTATCGGCAAGGTTGGCGGCAAAAATATTCAGCGTCAGCGACACCATCTGTAAATCGGTTCCGGTCACTTCGACGAATAATTCATGATCGCCGACCTGCACCTCGCCGATTTCCCGGCTGTTGATGATCGGTGGGAATGAGAGCACCTGCCCCTTCGCATCGCGCAACACGGGAAGCCGGTCATGGCCACTGAGGATCCCGCCATACTCTACGCCCTTAGGGTGGACCATGAGGATTTCGCGCAGGGTCATCACCGTTTCCATGCCCAACGGCGTGAACCGCACCTCGTCAGGCTTCACTAAATCATACGACACGGGAAAGACGATGGGAGCCAACCGATACAAGCCAATAGAGACCGTCCGTCGTTTGCGCCCAAAGATATCGGCCAACTTTTCCTGCGTCTGGATGAGCTGGGTGAGCCCGGAAGCCGTCACCCGATATCCGACCGCCGTACACGCCGCCACATAGGGACGAATCCGATCCAACCCCGGCGCGACGACCAGTTTCCCCGCCGCACGTTTCTGCTTTTTGAAGAAGGGATACGAAATAGACGCGCCCTGTTGCTTGATCCGGATCTGCCGGGCGATACCCTCGCAACACCACAAATCAGGACGGTTGCTGTCTTGGAGTTCGATCCGCAGTTCGCCCGTTTCGGCGTTGTGTCCCTTCAACTCCCCCTTCACCAACATGAGCGACTGCTCCAGCTGATCAAGGGAAATGCGCACAGGCGTACCGTCCGGTCCTGCGATGAGGGCTTCGAGATCGTCTCGTTGTACGGAGATGGTAGGCATGATGTCGTCCTAAAAACTTCCTCGCATCGTGCGAATGAATTCCAGGTCCGCCGAGAATAAGTCGCGAATATCGTGAATCCCCAGGGCCACCATCGCCATCCGATCCAACCCAAGCCCCCAGGCAATCACCGGCACCGACACACCCAACGGCGTCGTGACTTCGGGACGGAACAATCCTGCACCGCCTAGCTCCATCCAGCCGAGCTTCGGGTGACGCACATGCATTTCCACAGAGGGCTCTGTGAACGGGAAATAGGCCGGGAGAAATTTCACTTCCTTGGCCTGAGCCACTTCCCGCGCGAACAGGTTGAGTAGACCTAAGAGGGTGCGAAAGTTGATATCCGCCCCCAAGACGATCCCTTCCACCTGGAAAAAGTCCGTGGCGTGGGTGGCATCGACCTGGTCGTAGCGAAAGCAGCGTGCAATGGAGAAATATTTCCCCGGCACGGACGGATTCGCCGCCAGCCGACGTGCAGACACCGCGGTCCCCTGACTCCGGAGCACTAAACGCTTGGCTCGCTCCACATCGAACTGATACCCCCAACCGGTGGAACCCGCCCCCGTTCCCTTCTCGTGAACCTGCGTCACGTTACTGAGATAGGGTTCGGCAATATCACGGGCATGCGTGGGGTTCTTCACAAAATACACATCGTGAATGTCGCGAGCCGGATGGAATTGCGGCATGAAGAGCGCATCCATATTCCAGAACTCGGTCTCCACCAGTGTTCCCCGCATTTCCTGAAACCCCATGCTGACCAGCTTGAGCTTGACCAGATCGAGAAATTCTCGATAGGGATGCCGCTTCCCCGCCGAGATGCGCGGAGCCCGCAAACTGATGGTGTACTTCCGGAACCGCTTCGTCCGCCACGCCCCCTCTTTCAGGAGTTCCGGCGTCAACTGCGAGACTTCCTCCGCCACACCGTCGCGCGACAACTGCTCTGCGACCTTCCGGCCAGTATCGGTCAACACGAACGACCGTGTCACCCGTTCGTCCACACGGAAGGGCTCGCGCGCATTCCCTCGCTTCACCGCATGCTGCTGGAGCACGGATCGGAGCGGCTCGGCGAACGTCTCCAGGTCCCGTTGCCCACCCCGTAATTCTTGCAACAAGGCACGCATGGCCTCAGCGGTGGTGCTGTTCCGGCCGGTGCTCTCAATGCAGCCGCCTTGCACGATGAGAATCGCCCCCTCCTTCTTGAGGGTCCCGACGGCCTTGCTCACATCGGATGGCTCAAGTTGTTCCTTGGACTGAATATCCTGGATGGTCAGCCGCTTCCCGGTCTGCCCGGCTTCCCGAGCCGCCGAGAGCACACGTTCAATCGGCGCAGCCTGGTCACAAAACGCTTCCCCGATCGGAGTCAGCGACGCAATATGCGCCACCGTTTCAGCATGCACGGCAATCAGGGACTTGGCCAAGAGCCATTCCACTGCCATGCTCAACTGCGACGGCTCTAACCCGGCGGTCGACGCAAGCTGATCAAGTGTCGGCGGGGCACTCTGCGGCGGGGCTAAAGCCAGCAGCACTTTGCTTTCGAGGGGATGAAGATTATCCATGAAATAGGGGTGCGGTCTGGCCCTCGTCGATCATCGGGCAGCGGCAGTCCTCGCTGTTCGAGCAGCAGATTCGTATCCGGCCCGCAACGCGGTAATGGCGGCAGCATAGTCGTCACCGGAAAATACGGCGGACCCCGCCACCAACACGTCCGCACCTGCCGCAAGAATCGCATCTGCATTGTCCGGCTTCACGCCGCCATCGACTTCCAAGAGCGCATGGCTGTGGGTGCGGTCGATCAACCCGCGAACCTCGGCAATCTTCTGAAGCGACGAGGGAATGAACTTTTGTCCGCCGAATCCCGGATTCACGGACATGATCAGGATGAGATCGGCGTCACGCACAATTTCCGACAACATCACCGCCGGCGTGGCGGGATTTAGCGTGACGCCGGCCCTCACGCCGCGCTCCTTGATCGACTGAACCGTCCGATGCAGGTGAGGGCAGGTCTCCACATGAACCGTGAGATAATCGGCTCCCGCTTCGGCGAATTCCGCGATGAACGCATCCGGATTCGTCATCATGAGATGGACATCCAACGGAAGCGTCGTCACTTTCCGCAGCGCTTCGACGATGGGCGGCCCAACTGTGAGGTTGGGAACAAAGTGGCCGTCCATCACATCAATGTGCAGCCAGTCGGCGCCCGCCTTCTCCACCCGCGAGACCTCTTCGGCCAAACGGGCAAAGTCAGCCGACAGAATAGACGGGGCAATACGTACGGTCCGACCGACCATCACTCGCTCCTCCGCACACGAGCGGCAAAAAACGCATCCATCCTGTTCATGTTCGCCATCGTAGATAGATCCCCTTGAGGGGTCACGAACGGCAGACCGGCTGGGGGCAACCAAGGCGCGACCGACTCACGCTGAAATTCGCAATGAAACTGGCAAAACTCGTCGATGATCGATTCGGTTTCTTCCGGCTCGATCGAGCAGGTACTATAGACCAACACCCCACCAGGCCGCAAGAGACGACTCGTCTCCGCTAGCAAGTCCTGCTGCACCAATCGATGCTGTGCGATGCTCTCCGGGGTTTTGTACCACTTGCCGTCCGGATGGCGTCGCAACACCCCCAAGCCGCTGCAGGGCGCGTCGAGCAGAATGCGGTCAAACGGCACGGAGAGCGCTGACTCACGCCTTGCAACGGCCCACCGTCCTGCTCCCGATGCCGTCTCTGCCTGGATCAGCTCACGCATATCACCCATGAGCGGGGTGACGATGTTCACCCCAAGGCGCCGGCAGTTTTCCATCACCAAACTGAGCCGTGCGGTGGCCCGATCAACAGCGACGATGGTCCCCCGATTTTCCATCAACGCTGCCACCTGCGTCGTCTTTCCTCCCGGCGCCGCACAGGCATCAAGCACCCGCTGTCCCGGTTGTACGTCCAGGAGCAACGGAATGAGTTGGCCCGCCTCATCTTCGACATAAAAATGTCCCGCCGCATATCCCGGAAGGTCTGCGACGGAGGTGGCGCGAGCCAGCTGAACGCCCACCTCGCTGATCAACGTCGGGCTGGCGGCAACATTGGCCGCAGCCAGTTCGGCCAGGAACGCGGTACGCGAAGTTCGGAGTCGGTTCACCCGAAGCGTCAACGGAGGCATCTCAACCGTCGCTCGGCACAAGGCCTCGGCCCGCTCAGTGCCCCAAGTGCGACACCATCGCTCCACCATCCAGGCTGGACAGGAATACCGGACGCTCAAGGCCGTCACCGGGTCCTGCACCACATCCGGCCAGGCCGGTTCCGGCGATCGCAGTAGCCCCCTGAGCACAGCATTCACAAACCCACTCCAGTCTCGCCCGAGGCGACGGCTCTGCTGCTTGATCAAACGTACGGACTCATTGACGGCAGCCGAATCCGGGACACGATCGAGATACAGCAGTTGGTACGCCCCCAACCGCAGCACTGCCTGAACAAGGGTGGGCAATTTTGCGATCCGCCGATCCGACAAGAGACCCAGCCGCCAGTCGAGCGTCGCCCGATAGCGCAGCACGCCGCGGACAAGCTCGACCATGAAGGCCCGGTCCCGCTGATCCAACGAGGCGAAAGCCGAAACCTGATCGAACAGATCATCGCTCAACAACCCGGCTTTTTCGATCGCCACCAACGCCTTCATGGCGGCACGACGCCCCGCGGATGCGGCGTCAATCGGCTGTAGTGCTTGCGGATCAGAAACCATGAATAGAAAAATCGATTACGGTGGGAAGGTCGTCAGCGGCGCGTGAATAATGCGCGCATGATCATCCCGCCGGCGGCGGAGCGGCCTGCAAACTGAGGCCTTCAGCTAACCGATGGCCTACCAAATACTGGGCCATGGTCATCCGCCGACTGTTGGAAGGTTGAATGTCGATGATGTGAATGGTCCCGCCACCGGTCGCGACCTCAACCCGGTCTTTGGCAACTTTGGTCACGGTCCCGGGGCTAGCTCCCGTCGATTCGTCGCTGGCCTGGACACGCCACAGGGCCCAGCGCTCCCCGTTCACGAAGGTATAGGCACCCGGCCAAGGAGACAAGCCACGCACGCGATTGGCAATCTCCACGGCCGTCAACGTCCAATCGATCAATCCATCCTCCTTCTTGAGCAGGGGCGCCAAGGTTGCCTGCGCATCATCCTGTCGTTCCGGAGTGAGCGTCCCCGCTTTGAGACGGCGCAAGGTCTCAACCAACAATCGTCCGCCCACCTCGGCAAGACGAACCGCCAGCGTCCCCGCCGTGTCGTCCGGACGAATTTCCACCGTTTCACGCAACAACATGTCGCCGGTGTCCATCCCCTCGGCCATGAACATGGTCGTGATACCGGTTTCCCGCTCCCCTCGCATGATGGCCCATTGAACGGGGCCCGCCCCGCGATACTTCGGCAGCAACGATCCGTGCACGTTGATACAGCCATGCGGCGGGAGCGACAAAATCACCGGCGGTAAAATCCGGCCAAACGCCGTCACCGCGATCACGTCAGGAGCCCACTGGCGCAACGCATCCAAAAAGGCAGGGTCTTTCATCTTCAGGGGCTGCAACACGGGGATGCCTTCACGCTGGCAGACGACTTTCACTGGAGAGGGAATCACGTCCTGTCCGCGCCCCTTCGGCCGGTCCGGCTGGGTGACCACTCCCACCACTTCGTCGTCCGACTTCAGCAACGCCTCCAGCGACGGCACGGCGAAGTCCGGTGTTCCCATAAACACGATGCGCATGCTCACGCTTTATCATTCTCCCCTCGCGAATGCAATTCTCGCGGCAGCTTCCTTGACTCTCGTTTCACCTGCCTGTTACTATCCGGTCGCGGGGTGGAGCAGCCTGGTAGCTCGTTGGGCTCATAACCCAAAGGTCAGAGGTTCAAATCCTCTCCCCGCAACCAACCTTACATCTTATCTTTCAACCACTTAGAGCAGTTTCGGTCCCGACTTTAGCACTCGTGTGAGACACCGATTGTGCTAAATTTGTGCTAACCCCTGCCGGAACGCGATCCAAGATCTCCACACCAGCACGCAAACTCTCTGGATGATGATGGGCATACCGCATCACCATGGAGATGGTTTTCCATCGTCCAAGTTTCTGCACGGTATAGATGTCGACTCCGGCCTGCACAAGACGGGTGGCAAAGGTATGGCGCAGATCGTGAAAACGAAAGTTTTTCACTTCTGCCTTTCGCATGACAGGGTAAAACACGCGAAGCAGGTCTCGCGCATCCATCCGATTACCCGCGCCGTTGAAGAACACGTAATCAGTTTTGAGCGAGCGAACCCGTGCTCTGGCTTTCAGTACCTCAAACGTCTTTGCGTTGACTGGAAGGGTATCCTTCGCTCCATTCTTTTGCTCCAGCAACGTAATCGTCTTCCGGAAGAGATCAACCCTGGACCATTGGAGGTCTAAGATTTCTCCTTGTCGAAGCCCCGTGTTTGCGGCAAAGACAATGATCTCCTGTAGCCATTGCGGAGAGGCGGCCAACAATCGCTGTTCCTCCTCTGCCGTGAGCCATCGCTCAATCATGTTACGCACCTTCTCCCTCGATACACGGATCACCGGATTTTCCGTGACCCACTCCCATTCCTTGACGGCAAGCTGAAAAGCGTGGCTCAAGATCCCTAACTCGATATTAATGGTCTTGGCCGCGGCCCCTTCTGCTCGTCGCTTCGCCTTATGTGCTGCAATAAGAGACGGACGTAACTCCCTTAGGGTGAGATCCCCGAATGAACGAATGAGATGCAGCGCCACGGACCTATCACTTCGCTGAGAAGAGGGAGACTTATTGACCGCTGAATGATCTCGGAGATAGCGCTCCAACAATTCCTTCACCGTCTTATCAGCTCCCCTTGCTGGTTCGTACCACTTCCCTTCAGCGATCTGAGTCCTCACCTTGTGATAAATCTTTTCCGCCACCTTCTTATCCGTCACCTCAGTGGATCTTCTGACCTGTTTGCCACAGTAAGAAAACCCCATCCACCAGACTCGGTTTCGCCGAAACAGTGCCATCATCGCCCTCCTTGTTTGGCCCTGTCTTGGTCTGGTTTCTCGCGCCTGGGAGTATAGTGAGCAGCTTTGGCCACGGCAATCAGGTGGTCTACGTCCCTGGCGTCATGCCGAGTGAGGCGAGGAGGGTTATTCATAGGTGCACTGAAGGTGTTCAACCATGCTTGGATGGCGTCCGGTTCAAACCGGATGAGGCCATGAATGCGACAGTGCGGAATCTTGTTCTGTGAGGCCCAGAGATACAGTGTGGACGGCTTGATGTTGAGCCAAGCCGACAGCTCTTTCGTCGTAAGCATGGTGCAGATACACCGGGGGAGTCTCGCGACACCCCCAGTACCCCTAACATGGCCTGCCCGCGTGACCGCCGGCAGACGTGACAAACCGATTGGGTGGTTGCTTGAGCAAGTTCCGGTGCCGGTCTTTCCACCGGGAGATGCCCCTGACAATCTCGTGCTGTAGCCATTCTTCCCCACCAGGGGTGGCGCAAATTACCGCCAGCATTGGCGTCAGGGTGTCGCTCACCCATCGTTTCACGTTTTGCAGGGTCTGCACCTGCTTCTCCTGGGCCAATCGCCCCTTCTGAAATCCCTCCGTCAGGAGGGCGTACCACTCCAGCATGGGAGCCCGGTAGCGATCTTCCTCTTCGGCGTCTTTTGGGATCTGCCGGAAGTTCACATAGATGCGAAGCAATCCCACAACGCATTCCTTCCAGTCGGCTTCATCCAAATTCGCCAAGGCCCGGGCACAGAGCTGGGCGCGGTCTTGTTTGAACTCCAATTCCCACCGCACGCCAAACTCTTGCCAGTTCTCTCGTTCCTTGCTCTGCATCTCCAGACGTTTGTCATAGATACGCAACAAGGTTTGACTCTGAGGACTGCCGAAATACATGGTTTCGCCGGTGGTCGCACCGGTACCACGAGTCAGGTTAGACACAATCTGCCTTACCTGAGCGGCCCGCGTGACGCAGTGACCATCTGCTACGGCTTGTCGAATGGTGGCCATCGGAACGGTCCGGGCTCGGTCATCGAGGGCACAATCCATCCGAGTGACATGGCCTTGTTGCTCATGAATCCATTTCAAGAGAACCCGAACCTGATCGAGGGTCAGAGCAGAGACGAGTCCACCAGACAGATCGACATGGATCTCATTCGGGCGACGAGGGGCATTCGTGCCAAGCTTGCCGACCCCCCGTCCTCCATCCGACCTGATCCAGGACAGGGGATAGCCTCGAAAGCCGCCTTTGGCCCGACTCCAGTCTCCGCCAAGGACCTTCATGGTCTCTTGAGGCCGACTCGCCAGTACCGTAAAGGCGAGCCAATCAATGGAGAGGGTGAAGGCAGAATCCATGGAACCTATCGAACTCCTATAAGGAACCCTGTGGTGAGAGCCCCCGTGTTACCAAGACGGGGGCTATTCCGCTCCGCGCCCCAGCCTGACGGCATGCGGCGCGGACCGGCTTTGCCTGTTGATGGTGAGGCGGACAGCACTCTTTTCAACGTCCTTCCTGAACCGGTCGAGTGAGCTTCTGGCGGACGACGGCAAACGCTTTTTCGCCCACTTCTTTCGCTACAATTTTGATGGCCTCGGCCTTGCCATCCATCACCATACTCATGAGGACTGCACCACGGACATACTTGGAGACGGTTGTCCCTTCATCGCTGGCACATCGCTCAATGAGCTTGCGTTCCTGGTCAGTCACCTTAAATTGAAGCGTTTCTTTCTTTGTGTCGTCACTTTTCATGGCGGCCTCCTAGCATATATTACGACATATATTACACTTCATATTGCCGTTGTCAAGCTTCCAGCGCTAGGGACGATCCAGTCTACATTTTGTAATGGCCGAGTGGAGTAGCTGCATGCGCTGTCCCTACTGCTTCGCTCAAGAACTCCAACCTTGCGAGGCTGCAAGTTTGTGGAATGACGGGAGACCGTTAATAAGAGAAATTTGTCATTGTAGAGACGAAATGACATTTTGTGATAATTTCTCGTCCAATGATTCGCTCAATCTCAATAGATAATGTTCGCCTTTTCAGTGGTACTGGCTGGACTTTCCCTATCCACCCGCTCCAGGTTTTTTGTGGCACCAACAGCGCTGGCAAATCCACGTTACTGAAGACCTTGCTTCTTTTGAGACAAAGCGTTGTCGTACCGGAAAGTTACGAGGGTGCTGATGGGCGATTAAGGTTTGTGTCAAATCAGGCAGACCTGGGAAATTATGCTTCGTTCGTTTCGAACAACATGCTGGAGGAAGATATAAGGATCTCAATAACAATTGAGGATCGATTGCGGCGGAAGACAATAGAAGATCTTATCTCAATGAAAAATGGCCGTACTTCCCACCAGGTTGCCGATAAAAATGCATGGCTACCTTACACCTTGACCGCTTCGTTCAGATTTAGCCTCGATAAAAAAGAAGCATCGCTTGCAAGGACTCAAGGGTTTCTAAAAGAGGCGAATTTTGAGATAGGTTATCTAGGTAATTCTTTACTCCATTGGAAAATTGTCTCGACTCTTGGAAAGGCAACGGAAGAGAAAAATTTTGAACGATATGAACTTTTGGTCCCGTCCTTTTTTTCTAAGGAAGCGATGGGGCATTTGAAAAGTGTCGGGGTAGACAAGGAAACTGATTTCGAGCGTTATCAGGCATTCCTTGCAGGACTATTGCCTGCAGGTGTGAGATCCCAAATGGGCAAAAAGGGCAAGAAATTAAAAACAGACCAACAAATATTTTGGCCTCTTCCAACGCAACTTCACTATGCCCAGTCTGACCTTGAAAGGGCTTTGAAAAGTATCCACTATTTAGGCCCGCTTCGCACCCCTGCCCAGAGATATTATGTTGCTAGCCTGGACGACGCTCCAGATTTTGACTCTACAGGCGCATTCCTACCTTCAATTCTTCATCAGCGGGGAAATGAGAAAATATTTGGTGGCGCGCCCGGTGTGAATCAACTAAGTCCGCAACAGCTAGACACTCTTGAAGGGGGCCTCAACCATTGGCTGCATTATCTTCGCACAGGTGAAATGGGACACTCCGCAGATGCCCCCCAGGAAATTAAGCTATCTGCTACTAAGGATGTGCTCGTAGAACTGCTGTTAAGAGCTCCTTCTGGGGCTAGCTCCCATGCTCTCACCGATTCGGGATTTGGATATTCTCAAGTATTACCAATTCTCGTTAGAGGCTTGCTTGCCTCACCAAACAGTACACTAATTATTGAGCAGCCGGAATTGCATCTAAATCCAGGATTGCAAGTCCGACTAGCTGTATTCTTTATCGAAATGGTGAAAGCTGGAAAGCAGGTTCTTATAGAAACTCACAGTGAGCATTTAGTTAATGCGATTCGTGTGCTCGCAGCAGAGGACCCGTCAAACGAAGTGGCAAAGAGGGTGGGTATCATATTCATGGAGATGACTGCCAGTGGGCCGATCGTGCACAATCTTAACCTCCAGCCAGATGGAACAGTCCCTGATTGGCCCCCTTCATTCTTTGGAGAGGCGATGTCCCTTAGTTCTCGCCTGTTAAAGGCCCAAAGAAATTTCATTAGCACATCAAAACCTAGTAACGCATAAACTGTAATTATGCCCCCACTGCTTTGTCCGTCCCCCATCATTCTTGACCATACGTTTCCACGAAGTGAGCGAGATTTAAAGGTAGCGGCGGCAGCTTTAGGCAGTCTCACGGATCACGCACTTGAATCCAAGGTGTCGCTGGTAATGACGGTAACGCTGAGAGATTTCATAGAGGAGATGGATTGGACCTCTAAACGTCCCGCTCTATTGCTAGAGATATACAGATTGCTGAGCCAACTATTCTTGCAGCCGAATACCCACACCATAATGGTAGATGTACTTGCCGTGACAGGACATGTCCCTCATCCCGTCCCGAGCGGAGCCACAGAAGATGGAAGAGTGTGGCAATGGTCTGATGAGCTTGGCAGATTGCTAAAGCTTCACGATAAATCAATACGAGGGGCGGGTTACTTCATTGGGGTGGCATGCGACAAAGGCTTCTCGGGTCAGGATACTGCTACTTACCATGTAAGCAGATATTCTCGAATGTTCCCTCTGATCGGTCCTAAAGAAATAGGGACATTGGAGGACGCTTATGAATGGGAATTGCCTGATCATGCCTATCAA
The sequence above is drawn from the Nitrospira defluvii genome and encodes:
- a CDS encoding AAA family ATPase is translated as MIRSISIDNVRLFSGTGWTFPIHPLQVFCGTNSAGKSTLLKTLLLLRQSVVVPESYEGADGRLRFVSNQADLGNYASFVSNNMLEEDIRISITIEDRLRRKTIEDLISMKNGRTSHQVADKNAWLPYTLTASFRFSLDKKEASLARTQGFLKEANFEIGYLGNSLLHWKIVSTLGKATEEKNFERYELLVPSFFSKEAMGHLKSVGVDKETDFERYQAFLAGLLPAGVRSQMGKKGKKLKTDQQIFWPLPTQLHYAQSDLERALKSIHYLGPLRTPAQRYYVASLDDAPDFDSTGAFLPSILHQRGNEKIFGGAPGVNQLSPQQLDTLEGGLNHWLHYLRTGEMGHSADAPQEIKLSATKDVLVELLLRAPSGASSHALTDSGFGYSQVLPILVRGLLASPNSTLIIEQPELHLNPGLQVRLAVFFIEMVKAGKQVLIETHSEHLVNAIRVLAAEDPSNEVAKRVGIIFMEMTASGPIVHNLNLQPDGTVPDWPPSFFGEAMSLSSRLLKAQRNFISTSKPSNA